One genomic segment of Fervidobacterium pennivorans includes these proteins:
- a CDS encoding CapA family protein: MDRRFLTCVFFIFFITISLFGMEITLSFVGDIMFHKPIIDSALSNGKYDFKNIFKYVKTYIEKTDLAFCNLETTLGGKPYTGYPRFSSPDEVLDAIKYAGFDVVNVANNHMLDRGASGLIRTIKKVSESGLTCVGARLNPLEKEYTIVDVKDIKVSLASFTYSTNGIQLDKERAYMFTYISKDVIMNIVQSMRKESDIVIVYLHYGNEYQTTPTKEQRELAHLALKSGADLVIASHPHVLQEIELVKDGLKTKLIAYSLGNFLSNMTDPGTDEGVILNITYHKVKGVTQVTPVLTLVQKYYDNEKLLFRIIPVNDFIKKPDKFINSQTLEKLYDVSKKNLMSED, from the coding sequence ATGGATAGACGTTTCTTAACTTGTGTCTTTTTTATATTCTTTATCACTATCTCTCTATTCGGGATGGAGATAACGTTATCTTTTGTTGGTGACATCATGTTCCATAAACCGATAATAGATTCTGCCCTTTCCAACGGGAAATACGACTTCAAAAACATCTTTAAATATGTGAAGACGTACATAGAAAAGACTGACCTGGCATTTTGCAACCTCGAAACCACATTAGGAGGAAAGCCATACACAGGATATCCAAGATTCTCCTCCCCGGACGAAGTTTTAGATGCTATAAAATATGCAGGTTTTGATGTCGTTAATGTCGCTAACAACCACATGCTCGATAGAGGTGCAAGCGGGCTTATTAGAACGATAAAGAAAGTTTCTGAGAGCGGATTAACATGCGTCGGAGCTCGGTTAAATCCACTTGAGAAGGAATATACAATTGTAGACGTCAAAGACATCAAAGTTTCTCTTGCATCCTTCACATATTCAACCAACGGCATACAACTGGACAAGGAACGTGCATATATGTTTACATACATATCCAAGGATGTAATAATGAACATAGTACAAAGTATGAGGAAAGAATCCGACATAGTGATAGTTTATCTCCACTACGGGAATGAATATCAAACAACACCAACAAAAGAACAAAGAGAATTAGCTCATTTAGCTTTGAAAAGCGGTGCTGATTTGGTCATAGCAAGTCATCCGCATGTATTGCAAGAAATAGAACTAGTTAAAGACGGACTAAAAACAAAACTAATTGCTTATTCACTCGGAAATTTCCTTTCAAACATGACAGATCCAGGTACAGATGAGGGTGTTATTCTAAACATAACGTACCATAAAGTAAAAGGAGTCACTCAAGTGACTCCCGTCTTAACGCTCGTTCAGAAATACTACGACAATGAGAAACTTCTATTCAGAATAATTCCCGTTAACGATTTTATAAAAAAACCGGACAAATTTATCAATTCACAAACTTTGGAAAAACTTTATGATGTCTCGAAAAAGAATCTTATGTCTGAAGACTAA
- a CDS encoding ferritin-like domain-containing protein — MTGKELLQIAVKIEGSGYSYYSKLADKAQGQLKEFFKELANQEREHAHRFEEIMKKYADEPTMATWQNEEVGGYAETYAKAFIFPEIEEEKMPETLIGALRKAIEVEKDSIIYYNEIKLLVPDTKAVEEIIKEEKEHLRKLSEKLQSEDLSTYSEGSMI, encoded by the coding sequence ATGACAGGAAAGGAACTATTACAAATAGCGGTTAAAATCGAAGGGTCCGGATATTCATACTATTCAAAGCTTGCTGACAAGGCACAAGGTCAATTGAAAGAGTTCTTCAAAGAACTCGCTAATCAAGAAAGAGAACATGCTCATCGTTTTGAAGAAATCATGAAGAAATACGCCGATGAACCAACGATGGCAACGTGGCAAAATGAAGAAGTCGGCGGCTATGCTGAAACATACGCAAAAGCATTCATTTTCCCGGAAATTGAAGAGGAGAAAATGCCAGAGACTCTTATTGGAGCACTCAGAAAAGCTATAGAAGTTGAAAAAGATTCAATAATTTACTATAATGAGATCAAATTACTCGTTCCAGACACAAAAGCTGTTGAAGAGATAATCAAAGAAGAAAAGGAACACCTCAGAAAATTATCCGAAAAACTGCAGAGTGAAGATTTATCAACTTACAGCGAGGGAAGCATGATTTAA